Genomic DNA from candidate division WOR-3 bacterium:
TTGATTGAGTTTGAACACGGTGTAATAATCGTTGCGACTGGTGCACAGGAATACAAACCAACCGAATATCAATATGGCAAAGATCCCAGGATAATTACCCAGCGGGAACTGGAAGAAAAGATATTTAACCAAACATTTCAACCATTCAACTATAAGACAATAGCGATGATTCAGTGTGTTGGTTCCCGCGATAAAGATAGAAAATATTGCAGTCGTATCTGTTGTGCCCAGGCGATAAAGAATGCCCTGCTTATCAAACAGAAAAACCCTGAAACCGAGGTGGTGATATTCTATAAAGATATACGAACTTACGGAATTAATGAAATATACTATCAAAAGGCAAGGGATGCCGGCGTATTATTTATCAGATATGATGATGAAAATAAACCAGAGATTTCCCTGCGAGACGGTTCACTTTTTGTTAAGGCAAAAGAAATGATACTCAATGAGGAAATAGATTTGTCTGTGGATTTAGTTGTTCTTTCTGCAGGCATCGTTCCTGATGAGTCAAATAAAGGGATTGCCCAATTATTAAAGGTACCCTTAAATGAAGATGGGTTTTTCCTTGAAGCACACATGAAACTTCGCCCGGTTGATTTTGCTACAGATGGAATATTTATTTGCGGAATGGCACACGCACCCAAGACTATTGAGGAATCAATTGCCCAGGCACAGGCAGCAGCCGCTCGAGCTGGAATTGTTCTTTCCCGAGATACGATCGAGGTTCTGCCTGCGGTTGCCGAAGTTGATAGGGAGAAATGCATTGGTTGCGGAATATGTGAAAAATTATGTGCGTATCAGGCGCATGAATTAAAAAGGACTGAGAAGGGCTATCGTTCAGAAGTCATTTCGGCTTATTGTAAAGGTTGTGGTAGTTGTGCAGCATCCTGTCCTCAGCAGGCAATAACGATGAAACATTTTACTAATGAGCAGATAATGGCAATGGTGGAGGCATTATGATGAAAAATTCTAAATCCGAAATTCTAAATTCTAAACAATATTTAAACTCCAAATTCCAAAATCCAAAATCTAAACAAACAATTCTAAACAAAACCAACAAACCATACCCTATCCCATTTCTAAACCCCAACCAATATACTTCAGATTCAAATAGGAGTTACAGTGTCTGATTTTCAACCAAGGATTCTCGGTTTTCTATGCAACTGGTGTTCTTATGCTGGTGCTGATCTGGCGGGTGTATCAAGAATTCAGTATCGCCCGAACATCCGTGTAATAAGGGTGATGTGTTCAGGAAGGGTTGATCCGGTTTTTATTGTCAATGCTTTTATGAAAAAGATAGATGGTGTTATGGTATTGGGGTGTCATTTTGGTGATTGCCATTATCTCAATGGAAATTATAATGCAGAAAAGAGGATTATTGCCACCCAGAAACTCCTTTTATATACAAATATTGAAAAAGAAAGGTTATATCTTGATTGGGTTTCTGCTGCCGAAGGTGAGCGGTTTGCCAGTCTGGTTAATACATTTGTGGATAGAATAAGAAATTTGGGTCCAATAAAAATAAATAAAGATACAGAAGATATGTTAATATCGGTCCGAGATGTCCTCCAGGGTGAAAGATTTAGACATCTCACCGGTGTGGAATATCAAATAACAGAGATAGGTAATGTATATGGTGAAAAGATAACCCCTGAAGATTATGATAAAAGACTTGAAGAGATTTTATACGAAGAGTATACCAAGGCGCGGATATTAAGATTGTTAAAAACTGGACCATTACCAACCCCTGAGATTGCCCATAAATTGAAGATTGCTCCAGATATTGTATTCAAGTGCGTCTGTTCCCTTCAAGAAAAAGGTAATCTATCAATGATGGAGATAAAAGATGGGTATCCGATATACAAGGCTAATAAATTCTAATTTCAAAATGCGGAATACTGAACAAATTTTCTATGATGGTTTAAAGGTTTGGGTTTGGAAAAAGGATCGGGTTTTGTTTATAGGTTTTGTAAATTGTTTAGTATTTGGGGTTTAAATTATGAACCAGAAGATTGGTGCAGTCTTAGTCGTCGGTGGTGGCATCGGTGGTATCCAGGCATCACTGGACCTGGCAAATTCTGGTTTTAAGGTCTATCTGATAGATTCCGCACCAGCAATTGGTGGGATAATGGCGATGCTTGATAAGACCTTTCCGACGAATGACTGTTCAATGTGTATTATGGCACCGAAACTCGTAGAGTGCGCACGCCATTTAAACATAAAAATTATCCCTGATGCAAAGATTGAAGGATTGAGTGGTGATGCAGGAAATTTTGTGGTAAAGGTAAGGAAGAGAGCACGATATGTAGATACTACAAAATGTACTGGTTGTGGGGAATGCAAGAAGCATTGTCCAATTGAAATCGCCGATCGATTTAATCAGGGTTTAACAAACAGAAAGAGTGTTTATATTGAATATCCACAGGCGGTTCCAGCAGTTTATGCAATTGATAAAAACAATTGTATTGGTTGTGGTGTTTGTGAGAAGTTGTGTCTTGCTGGGGCAATAAAATATAAAGACAATGACCTTGTTGAAGACATAAATGTTGGTGCGATAATTTTATCCCCTGGGGTTGATATATTTGACCCGAAGGTTTATACAAAATTTGGTTATGGAATTTATAAGAATGTTGTTACGAGCCTTGAATTTGAACGTATTTTATCTGCCTCAGGACCTTTTTCCGGACATTTGCTACGGCCTTATGAAGGTAAGGTACCGAAAAAGATTGCCTTTGTTCAGTGTGTTGGTTCAAGAGATCCGCAGGTTGGAAAAAATTACTGTTCTTCAGTTTGTTGTACCTATGCAATCAAAGAGGCAATAATTGCTAAAGAGCATTCAAAAAATGGTCTTGAGACAACTGTCTTTTATATGGATATCAGGACATTTGGTAAAGGTTTTGAGGATTATTATAACCGTGCGAAGAATGAATATGGTGTGAGATTTATCCGTGCAGGTGTATCAAGGATTGAGGAAATTCCCGAAACGAAAAATTTGCTTGTTCAATATGAAGACGAAGAAGGTATTATGAAAGAAGAAGAATTTGA
This window encodes:
- a CDS encoding 4Fe-4S dicluster-binding protein encodes the protein LIEFEHGVIIVATGAQEYKPTEYQYGKDPRIITQRELEEKIFNQTFQPFNYKTIAMIQCVGSRDKDRKYCSRICCAQAIKNALLIKQKNPETEVVIFYKDIRTYGINEIYYQKARDAGVLFIRYDDENKPEISLRDGSLFVKAKEMILNEEIDLSVDLVVLSAGIVPDESNKGIAQLLKVPLNEDGFFLEAHMKLRPVDFATDGIFICGMAHAPKTIEESIAQAQAAAARAGIVLSRDTIEVLPAVAEVDREKCIGCGICEKLCAYQAHELKRTEKGYRSEVISAYCKGCGSCAASCPQQAITMKHFTNEQIMAMVEAL
- a CDS encoding hydrogenase iron-sulfur subunit, which translates into the protein MSDFQPRILGFLCNWCSYAGADLAGVSRIQYRPNIRVIRVMCSGRVDPVFIVNAFMKKIDGVMVLGCHFGDCHYLNGNYNAEKRIIATQKLLLYTNIEKERLYLDWVSAAEGERFASLVNTFVDRIRNLGPIKINKDTEDMLISVRDVLQGERFRHLTGVEYQITEIGNVYGEKITPEDYDKRLEEILYEEYTKARILRLLKTGPLPTPEIAHKLKIAPDIVFKCVCSLQEKGNLSMMEIKDGYPIYKANKF